Proteins encoded within one genomic window of Amycolatopsis sp. 2-15:
- a CDS encoding AAA family ATPase has translation MTEPGYAEGGNGQQPGTPARDAQLLERTVFEVKRIIVGQDRLVERMLVGLLAKGHLLLEGVPGVAKTLAVETFARVVGGSFSRVQFTPDLVPADILGTRIYRQGAERFDVELGPVVANFVLADEINRAPAKVQSAMLEVMAERHVSIGGQTFPMPDPFLVLATQNPIENEGVYPLPEAQRDRFLFKIVVEYPTAEEEREIIYRMGVTPPVPHEVLSPSELVRLQGVASQVFVHHALVDYVVRLVLTTRTPNDHGLADVAGWVSYGASPRASLGIIAAARALALVRGRDYVLPQDVVDVVPDVLRHRLVLSYDALADGVPVDHIITRVLQTVPLPQVSARPQGGAGPVPAGAPVR, from the coding sequence GTGACCGAGCCCGGCTACGCCGAGGGCGGGAACGGGCAGCAGCCCGGCACGCCGGCGCGGGACGCCCAGTTGCTGGAACGCACCGTGTTCGAGGTCAAGCGCATCATCGTCGGCCAGGACCGGCTGGTGGAGCGCATGCTCGTCGGGCTGCTGGCGAAGGGGCACCTGCTGCTGGAAGGCGTGCCCGGTGTCGCGAAGACGCTGGCCGTGGAGACCTTCGCGCGGGTGGTCGGCGGGTCGTTCTCCCGGGTGCAGTTCACGCCCGACCTCGTGCCGGCCGACATCCTCGGCACGCGCATCTACCGCCAGGGCGCCGAGCGCTTCGACGTGGAGCTCGGCCCGGTCGTGGCCAACTTCGTCCTCGCCGACGAGATCAACCGCGCGCCGGCGAAGGTGCAGTCGGCGATGCTGGAGGTGATGGCCGAGCGGCACGTGTCGATCGGTGGCCAGACCTTCCCGATGCCCGACCCGTTCCTCGTGCTCGCCACGCAGAACCCGATCGAGAACGAGGGCGTGTACCCGCTGCCCGAGGCGCAGCGCGACCGCTTCCTGTTCAAGATCGTGGTCGAGTACCCCACCGCCGAGGAAGAGCGCGAGATCATCTACCGGATGGGCGTCACGCCGCCGGTGCCCCACGAGGTGCTCAGCCCCAGCGAGCTGGTGCGCCTGCAGGGCGTCGCGTCGCAGGTGTTCGTGCACCACGCGCTGGTCGACTACGTGGTGCGCCTCGTGCTCACCACCCGCACGCCCAACGACCACGGCCTCGCCGACGTCGCCGGCTGGGTCTCCTACGGCGCGTCGCCGCGCGCGAGCCTCGGCATCATCGCCGCCGCCCGCGCGCTCGCGCTGGTGCGCGGCCGCGACTACGTGCTGCCGCAGGACGTCGTCGACGTGGTGCCCGACGTGCTGCGCCACCGCCTCGTCCTGTCCTACGACGCGCTGGCCGACGGCGTGCCCGTGGACCACATCATCACCCGCGTGCTGCAGACGGTGCCCCTGCCGCAGGTCTCGGCCCGGCCGCAGGGCGGGGCCGGACCGGTGCCGGCGGGCGCGCCCGTCAGGTAG
- a CDS encoding DUF58 domain-containing protein, giving the protein MAGKAQKEQRPGWAPPVLRGDRLEAGLRTLELDVRRRLDGLLQGNHLGLVPGPGSEPGEARPYQPGDDVRRMDWAVTARTTTPHIRETVADRELETWVVADMSASLDFGTALCEKRDLVVCATAAVAHLTGGGGNRIGALVSNGQGVTRIPARGGLAHARGLIRRLAETPRAPEGVRGDLADALEQLRRPPRRRGLGVVISDFLGPTDWQRPLRALGGHHELIAIEVLDPRDVDLPDVGTVVLADPETGKQREVHASALLRKEFGAAAHAHRQDVAAGLRRAGAAHLVLRTDSDWIADMVRFVVARKRRWSGGVA; this is encoded by the coding sequence GTGGCAGGGAAGGCGCAGAAGGAACAGCGTCCCGGGTGGGCGCCCCCGGTGCTGCGCGGCGACCGCCTGGAGGCGGGGCTGCGCACGCTGGAGCTCGATGTCCGCCGCCGGCTCGACGGCCTGCTGCAGGGCAACCACCTCGGCCTCGTGCCGGGCCCCGGCTCCGAGCCGGGCGAGGCACGGCCGTACCAGCCGGGCGACGACGTGCGGCGGATGGACTGGGCCGTCACGGCCCGCACGACCACGCCGCACATCCGCGAGACGGTGGCCGACCGGGAGCTGGAGACGTGGGTTGTCGCGGACATGTCCGCGAGCCTCGACTTCGGCACCGCGCTGTGCGAGAAACGCGATCTGGTGGTCTGCGCGACGGCCGCCGTCGCCCACCTCACCGGCGGAGGCGGCAACCGCATCGGCGCGCTCGTGTCCAACGGCCAGGGCGTGACCCGAATCCCCGCGCGCGGTGGGCTCGCCCACGCGCGCGGCCTGATCCGGCGGCTGGCCGAGACCCCTCGGGCGCCCGAGGGCGTCCGAGGCGACCTCGCCGACGCGCTGGAGCAGCTTCGCCGTCCGCCGCGGCGGCGCGGTCTGGGCGTGGTGATCTCGGACTTCCTGGGACCCACCGACTGGCAGCGGCCGCTACGCGCGCTCGGCGGGCACCACGAGCTCATCGCCATCGAAGTCCTCGACCCGCGCGACGTGGACCTGCCCGACGTGGGCACCGTCGTCCTGGCCGACCCGGAGACAGGGAAACAGCGCGAAGTGCACGCTTCCGCCTTGCTGCGCAAGGAGTTCGGCGCCGCGGCGCACGCCCACCGGCAGGACGTCGCGGCCGGGCTGCGCCGCGCGGGTGCGGCGCACCTGGTGCTGCGCACCGACTCCGACTGGATCGCGGACATGGTGCGGTTCGTGGTCGCGCGCAAGCGCCGCTGGTCGGGCGGTGTCGCATGA